From a region of the Candidatus Amarolinea dominans genome:
- a CDS encoding integron integrase: MTEPKLLDQARHIMRIKHYSYRTEQTYIHWMTRFILFNKRPDGVIPHPRDLGAAEVEAFLSHLAVEGHVAASTQNVAMQAVLFLYHQVLHIELTGINALRARQDKRLPVVLTRAEVQRVLEHIHDPTARLQAKLLYGAGMRLLECLRLRVKDIDFGQHHIVLRDTKGNEDRVTLLPEQLIPLLHEHLRHIQSLHQADLKAGFGAVYLPDALERKYPNASKEWAWQYVFPASKRSVDPRSGQTRRHHADDSTLQRAVREAVKASGIAKLASCHTFRHSFATHLLEGGYDIRTVQELLGHKDVKTTMIYTHVLNKGPLGVRSPLDSPST; this comes from the coding sequence ATGACTGAACCCAAACTGCTCGATCAGGCGCGCCACATCATGCGCATCAAACATTACTCGTACCGCACCGAACAGACCTACATCCACTGGATGACCCGCTTCATCCTCTTCAACAAGAGGCCCGACGGCGTCATTCCCCATCCCCGTGACCTGGGCGCCGCCGAGGTCGAAGCCTTCCTCTCTCACCTCGCTGTCGAAGGTCACGTCGCGGCCAGCACCCAAAACGTAGCCATGCAGGCCGTCCTCTTCCTCTATCACCAGGTGCTGCACATCGAACTGACCGGCATCAACGCCCTGCGCGCCCGCCAGGATAAACGTCTGCCCGTCGTTCTCACCAGGGCCGAGGTCCAACGCGTCCTCGAACACATCCATGACCCCACCGCCCGTCTGCAGGCGAAACTCCTCTACGGCGCCGGAATGCGCTTGCTCGAATGTCTGCGCCTGCGCGTCAAGGACATTGACTTCGGCCAACACCACATCGTCTTGCGCGACACCAAAGGCAACGAAGACCGCGTCACCCTGCTGCCAGAGCAGCTCATCCCGCTCTTACACGAGCATCTGCGCCATATCCAGTCCCTTCACCAGGCCGATCTCAAGGCAGGCTTTGGCGCCGTCTATCTACCCGATGCCCTCGAACGCAAATACCCGAACGCCAGCAAAGAGTGGGCCTGGCAGTACGTCTTCCCGGCTTCCAAGCGGAGCGTTGACCCTCGCAGCGGCCAGACCCGCCGCCACCATGCCGATGATTCCACGCTGCAGCGCGCCGTGCGCGAAGCCGTCAAGGCCAGCGGCATCGCCAAACTGGCCAGTTGCCACACCTTCCGCCATTCCTTCGCCACCCACCTCCTCGAAGGAGGCTACGACATTCGTACGGTGCAGGAACTCCTCGGCCACAAAGACGTGAAAACCACCATGATCTACACTCATGTCCTCAACAAAGGCCCTCTCGGCGTCCGCAGTCCACTCGATTCACCGTCAACATGA
- a CDS encoding type II toxin-antitoxin system HicB family antitoxin produces MMEYKGYLSHVEFDDEANIFHGEVINIRDVVTFQGKSVEELRPAFEESIEDYLAFCAERGEEPDRPFSGWFTVRLSPEQHRKVVLAAEKSGRDVGKWVAEVLARAAEVDVRERIYA; encoded by the coding sequence ATGATGGAATACAAAGGGTATCTTTCTCATGTTGAGTTTGATGATGAGGCGAACATATTTCATGGGGAAGTTATAAACATTCGAGATGTCGTCACGTTTCAAGGGAAATCCGTAGAGGAGTTGCGTCCGGCCTTCGAGGAATCGATAGAGGATTATTTGGCATTTTGTGCCGAACGTGGGGAGGAACCTGATCGGCCTTTTTCGGGTTGGTTTACCGTCCGTTTGTCTCCGGAGCAACATCGCAAGGTTGTTCTGGCCGCTGAGAAGTCAGGGCGCGATGTGGGCAAATGGGTAGCTGAGGTTCTTGCTCGTGCGGCTGAGGTAGATGTACGGGAGCGCATTTACGCCTGA
- a CDS encoding type II toxin-antitoxin system HicA family toxin, whose translation MKSKHRRTLQAVFEDPVRANIPWDDIESLLIACGAEISEGRGSRIRIALYGARAVFHRPHPQKETDKGAVVSMRRFLTEAGVRP comes from the coding sequence ATGAAATCAAAACATCGGAGAACACTGCAAGCTGTCTTCGAGGATCCAGTCCGCGCCAATATCCCCTGGGACGACATCGAAAGCTTATTGATTGCCTGCGGGGCCGAGATCAGCGAGGGACGAGGTTCCAGAATACGTATTGCTTTGTATGGCGCCCGCGCCGTGTTTCATCGCCCTCATCCGCAAAAGGAAACCGATAAGGGAGCCGTGGTCTCCATGCGCCGTTTTCTGACCGAAGCAGGAGTAAGGCCATGA
- a CDS encoding right-handed parallel beta-helix repeat-containing protein, translating to MTGTFNASVTVALDGRDLAFDGLTVTSHHNVVRGLAIYGFDANVGAPYYNGIVIAGGRENLIAGNFLGLAADGSHVSSFQRAGVNVRALAKQNVIGGTLPADRNVISGNRFAGVRIEGNLALTNTVQGNLIGPALDGASVLTDSQQLYGVHLTNIAYDNLVLDNVISGNSVAGVVLSDSAGGNLVRGNIIGPAAGGEALLAGSVQSDGVWINTSASNNLVQANLISGNRANGVRITGSGAFRNRVWANTIGPAAAGGPLPGSVQAVGVRLSDGATSNEIGSGADAAASNRIAYHTLTAVTIEGNSPYNRVRRNNLADNGPSLLPPAAPGLDLGADGITPDDPGDGDSGPNSLQNRPLIGNISALINQIQLDIFVDSSPEHTQYPLMIDFYRAEASAVLGQVAAGQAWVGSLLYESTQTTITQRFPAAVIPNDTDLIVATVTDASGNTSEFSQATALSQNAFAVTNLGDSADANVGDCLCATTDAGCTLRAALEEANACSGPHAIGFLVAGVIVLTSPLPALTDPRACGLTARPPGARVNTAALSSPIDALLTITLSGNDQLPDGLILASDNNRINGLVLTQFTNQGVIIQGSANLLTGNFIGVAANGISGAAAASGHRH from the coding sequence TTGACCGGTACGTTCAACGCCAGCGTGACGGTGGCGCTGGATGGTCGCGATCTTGCCTTCGACGGCCTGACCGTCACCAGCCACCACAACGTGGTGCGGGGGCTGGCGATCTACGGCTTCGATGCCAACGTGGGCGCGCCCTACTACAACGGCATTGTCATCGCCGGCGGTCGCGAAAACCTCATCGCCGGCAATTTCCTGGGCCTGGCAGCCGATGGCAGTCATGTCTCCAGTTTTCAACGCGCGGGCGTCAACGTGCGCGCGCTCGCCAAGCAAAATGTGATTGGCGGCACGCTGCCCGCGGACCGCAATGTCATCAGCGGCAACCGCTTTGCCGGCGTGCGCATCGAGGGCAACCTGGCGCTGACCAACACCGTACAGGGCAACCTGATCGGCCCGGCGTTGGATGGCGCGTCGGTGCTGACCGACAGCCAGCAACTGTACGGAGTTCACCTCACCAATATCGCCTATGACAACCTGGTGCTTGACAACGTCATCTCCGGCAACAGCGTGGCGGGCGTGGTGCTTTCGGACAGCGCGGGCGGCAACCTGGTGCGAGGCAACATCATCGGGCCAGCCGCCGGCGGAGAGGCGCTCCTGGCCGGCAGTGTCCAGAGCGACGGCGTGTGGATCAACACCAGCGCCAGTAATAACCTGGTGCAGGCCAATCTGATCAGCGGTAACCGCGCCAACGGCGTGCGCATCACCGGCAGCGGCGCCTTTCGGAACCGGGTGTGGGCCAACACGATCGGGCCGGCCGCGGCCGGAGGTCCCCTGCCCGGCAGCGTCCAGGCAGTGGGCGTGCGTCTGAGCGATGGCGCGACCAGCAATGAGATTGGCAGCGGCGCAGATGCAGCGGCGTCCAATCGCATCGCCTACCACACCCTGACCGCGGTAACCATCGAGGGCAACAGTCCCTACAACCGGGTGCGGCGCAATAATCTGGCGGATAATGGCCCTTCTCTGTTGCCGCCGGCCGCGCCCGGGCTTGATTTGGGCGCGGATGGCATCACGCCCGATGACCCCGGCGATGGCGATAGCGGCCCCAATAGCCTGCAGAACCGGCCGCTCATCGGCAACATCAGCGCGCTCATCAACCAGATACAGCTCGATATCTTCGTGGACAGCAGCCCAGAGCACACGCAATATCCGCTGATGATTGATTTCTATCGGGCCGAGGCCAGCGCTGTGCTGGGCCAGGTGGCCGCGGGTCAGGCATGGGTGGGCAGCCTGCTCTATGAGAGTACCCAGACCACGATCACGCAGCGTTTCCCGGCCGCCGTCATTCCCAATGACACCGACCTCATCGTGGCGACGGTGACCGATGCCTCTGGCAACACCAGCGAATTCAGTCAGGCCACCGCGCTCAGTCAGAACGCATTTGCGGTCACCAACCTGGGCGACAGCGCCGATGCCAACGTGGGCGATTGTCTGTGCGCCACGACGGACGCCGGCTGCACCCTGCGCGCTGCGCTGGAGGAGGCCAACGCCTGCTCAGGACCACATGCCATTGGCTTCCTGGTCGCGGGCGTCATCGTCCTCACCTCCCCGCTGCCGGCCTTGACCGACCCGCGGGCCTGTGGATTGACGGCACGACCGCCGGGCGCCCGTGTCAACACGGCCGCGCTCTCCAGCCCCATCGACGCGCTGCTCACGATCACGCTGAGCGGAAACGACCAACTGCCTGACGGACTGATCCTGGCCAGTGACAACAATCGCATCAACGGGCTTGTCCTCACGCAGTTCACCAACCAGGGCGTCATCATCCAGGGCAGCGCCAATCTGTTGACCGGCAACTTCATCGGCGTGGCGGCCAACGGCATCAGCGGCGCCGCAGCAGCAAGTGGGCATCGCCATTGA